The Aestuariibaculum lutulentum genome segment ATATGCTATTGAATTTTAAATACCAAAGGCGCTATTAATTTTTGGTTTTCAGTTAATTCAATAATTAATCCATCTGAAGAGAAATTAAAGGATTTAAGATCCCCTCCAAGAAGTTGTACATTTCGATTATTAATTTGTAAATACGGATTTTTGGTGGTTAGTGATTTGATTTTTACAGGGGTATTGTTTTCGGGTAGTTCCATAATAATGGCAAACAGGGCATCACCTTTTTTAGTAAATCTAACATCCTTATCTGTATAGGGAATGCCTTGTTCTTCATTGAAGCCTTGTTCTTTTAATGGATTAGAACGTTCAGTTTTTGGACCTTCTCCATAAATATGCCATGGTCTGGTGTCATAAATGCATTCACTATTAATATCCATCCATTTTGTAATATCTTCTACAATTTTTAATTCATGTTCGTCGATGGATCCATCTCCTCTTATAGGTATACTTAACAGAAGATTTCCGTTTTTACTAACAATATCAACCAGCATTTGGGTTACTGTTTTGGCTGATTTATAGCTATTACGATTATATATCTCTCTGTCGTAATGCCATGCCCCGATGCAAGTACAGGTTTGCCATGGCTTATCCTGAATATCATTCGGAGCACCACGTTCTACGTCCCAAACCATGCATTCTTTTTGTTGATCGCTTAAGATTTTACCAAATAAAACAGCTTCTAATTTACCTTGATGTTGTTTCATGTTTGAGTTATAATAATGGGCAGCAATATCTAAACCAACATTGCTAAAGGGCCATAGGGGGAGTGCAGTATCATCAAAATAGATTAAATCGGGTTGAAATTGGTCTATCATATCTATGGTACGATTGTAAAAATTTGTGCAATACTCTTTTGTAGGTATACTAGATCCATGATTCCAATCCCACTGTTCCATAATGCTGTTTAAGTCTTCACTGTTTGTGCTTAAATCATGATTTTGAGCATAAAGGTTTTGTGGGTCAAGACCTTCCCACCATTGCCCTATGCCATCTTCTTTTGTTAGGGTTCCGTCATAAGGGATTCCTTTATATTTCCCTTCGCTGTCGCTCATTTGAGATGTTTCATACCATCTCCAGGCATGGGATGAATGGATGCTAACACCAAAAGGTAATCCATTATTTTTAGCGGCTTGTTTCCATCCTGTTAGGATATCTTTTTTAGGGCCTACAGCAACAGAATTCCATTTTTGGTATTTACTATCCCATAAATCTAGGTTATCATGATGGTTTCCCATAGCAAAAAAGTAACGAGCACCAGCACGCTTATAAAGAGCAACCAGTTTTTCTGGATTCCATTTTTCTGCTTTCCATTCATTGATAACATCTTTAAAACCAAATTTAGACGGATGTCCATATTGTTTAATATGCGAATTATATTGCCAATGTCCCTGGCTATACATGTGTCTGCCATACCAATCTCCCGATTCAGGCTGACATTGAGGTCCCCAATGTGCCCATATTCCAAATTTGGCATCTCTAAACCATTCAGGAGTTTCATAGTGTTGTAAGGAGCTCCAGTTCGGTTCAAATGTATTTGTGTCTGGCTTTTTTTGAGTTTGATCTTTACATGAGGTTATGCTAATGATGAGCGAGATGGTAATTATTAAGTTTTTCATTTCAAATAATAGGATGTCTAAAGTTTATTTAGTTTGATGTTTACAAGAACGAAATTACAACTTCATCTCTGGATAATACTTGTTGTTCAATAGATTGAAGAATTTGTGATGTTAAATTGAACGATTCGTGTCGCTGTTTTGTTCAGTATCTAGCCAACTTTGTAAAGTGCCGTAAAAGGAAATCCCTTTTAGGAAAGAACTAAACTAAACTAAACTAATTAATTATGTTAAAACAAATTACATTTAAGAAAATCGCGTTTTTTGCGGTTCTAACATTGCTAGAAATTTCAATTTCAAAGATTCATGCTCAAACGGCAAGTTCGAGTGATAATCTCGTTGCCCAACCTGCTGCAGATCGCTCAGTTCCTTTCGATATTACCGATACAGGTATATCAAAAACTGTGGAGTTTGGTGCAGATTTGGCCTGGGCAAATGAACAAGCCTTTCGTCGTAATATTCTTTTTATGGGTTTAGATCAAATCGATATTGTGAGGGCTTCATTTCAACCAACCTTTCCCTTGGTGAATGATACCGATTTAACTCAAGAACAGATTGACGATTTAAATTATCGACTATATCTAATAAATACCTACGTTGGTCCAAACACAGATTTGGCGTTGAATTGTGATCATCCTTCTGTCGATCCATATTATGTGGGATACCCGGCACGATGGGAAAAGTTAATTGAGGTATCAACACAAAGGTATTTAGATGCAGGGCACAATGTTATAACCGTAGGCGCATTTAATGAACCAGATTATGGATGGGGACAAGGTTCTGCTCAAGATATGTATGACATTACTGCCTTATTGAATAGTAATCCTCTTTTTAATAATGTACGTCTTTCTGGAGGGAATACTTTAAACTGTGATGAAGCACAAGGCTGGTATGATTATTTAATACCTGCAGGTGTTGATGAAGGAAATACGCATCAGTTGGCGGGGAGTTTTGATGGTTATGCTAGTTTTTTACAAAGTGTTAGGTCTAATGGACATCATGCTTCTCTTGATGAACTACACAATATTGTTGAAGCTTTAGTTGGCTATGAATATGGTATGCAAACTGGAATTTGGTGGGCAGATATTGACTTAGCTAGTGGTGAGATGGTAAAGGCTTTTGATGGTCAGCGTTTAGGGTATGCAGAACATAGAGCAAACTGGACTGCTGCTGCGGTATATCGTTCACCGGAAGGGAAAATACAGGCTTTTGGAGGAACTTCCGAAAGACAGGCCGTAACAACAACATTCAATTACATATCTAAAGATCGAGCAGTTTATTATGATGGTTATGGACCACAACGTGAATTTGTATTGGAAATGCCTGGAGGGGCACCTGGAAGTTATGGTAATGGTCAAACCAACGCAGAACGCGTTATAAATATTACCTGGGGAGACGACATTCAACCTGTAATCGATGGACGTTATGTTTTGGTAAACAGAGCAAACGAACAGGTCATGAGTATTGAAGGTAATGCTGCTCAGGACGGATCGAATGTAGGCCTGTTAAGTTATTCAGGAGCAACATCACAACAGTGGGATGTAACGCCTGTAGATAGCCGAGTAGGGGGTGATTTTAGTTATTTTAAATTTCAACCGGCTTCAAGTAGTACAAAGTATTTAGATCTTAGTGGCTTTAGTCTGGATGATGGGGGTAATATTCACCAATGGTCTGCCGGGCAATATGGAAATCAGCAATGGTATTTAGATTATGCTGAAGATGGCTGGTTTTACATTCGAAGCAGAGAAAGTTCAAAATGTCTTGATATTGAAGGAACTAATGTGGTACAATGGGGTAAAGATGGTAGTTATGATCAGCAATGGCGTTTCCTTCCTGTTGGTGCTCCTATTGAATTTAATCCGCCTAATGCGCCAGCTAATTTAGTAGCAACAGCTCAGGGCTCTTCAATTAAACTAGATTGGACAGCCAATTCAGAAAGTGATGTTGCAGGGTACACTATTTTTAGAGCTGAAAGTGCCAATGGCGCTTACAATACCATAGCCAGAAATGTAACTGCAACCTCATTTGTCGATAATGCTGCATTAGAAGGGGTGCCATATTTTTATCAAATTAAGGCGATTGATGGTTCGTTAAACCGTTCGGATTATTCAAATCAGGTTTCGGCTACGGCAACTGGAGCGAATAACATTGTTACAGAAATTAGTTTTGATGGAAATACTTTAGATAGCTCGGTTAACCTAAATCACGGTGCAACTTATGGCGAACCTTCATATGGTGCTGGAAAAGAGGGATCTGGATCAATTAATTTAGATGGTGCTGAAGATTTTGTTCAGCTTCCTGCAGATATTGCCAGTCATCAGGAAATTACAGTTGCCACTTGGATTTACTATAATGGTGGTGGCCAATGGCAACGTGTTTTTGATTTCGGAAATGGTACAGATGAATATATGTTTTTAACGCCAGATTCATGGACAGGAGGTATTCAATATGGAATTAAGTATAATGGCGCCGAAGAAAATCTTTATGGCCCAAGTATCGCAACAGGAGAGTGGACGCATGTAGCAGTAACTTTAGGTGCAGATGGAGCCGCTTTGTATGTTAATGGAGGTTTGGTTGATAGCAATGCAGGCTTTGTTTTGAGTCCTAATGATTTTAAACCCATCCAAAATTATATAGGAAGAAGTCAGTATCCAGATCCGGCATTAAATGCTTCAGTGGATGATTTTAGAGTTTACAATTATCCGTTGTCTGCTACTGAAATTGCAGATTTGGCAGGAATTACAGTTGGTGAGGCGACTACGTTTAGTGTGCAATCTGTTGTTACAGGAACTATAGGAGCAGGAAAAGGAAGTAAGTATGGTTCTGCAGAGGTTGTGTTAGTAGATGATTTATCTAATCCTGTTGTTGGAGCCACTGTAACTGGATATTTTTCAGGCACATGGAATGAATCCGTAACTGGAATTTCAGGTTCTAATGGTGTTGTTAGCTTTCAAACATCATCTACCGCCAAAGGAGGTGTAGTTGTTAACTTTTGTATTAGTGATGCCACTCATAGTAGTTTAGCATATAATGATTCTCAAATGACTTATAATTGTTCAAGTAGTGCAAAATCATCTGTAAACACAAAGACTTTAAGTTTAGAAGAAGATACAACAGCACTTTTAGACTTGTCTGT includes the following:
- a CDS encoding alpha-L-fucosidase, which gives rise to MKNLIITISLIISITSCKDQTQKKPDTNTFEPNWSSLQHYETPEWFRDAKFGIWAHWGPQCQPESGDWYGRHMYSQGHWQYNSHIKQYGHPSKFGFKDVINEWKAEKWNPEKLVALYKRAGARYFFAMGNHHDNLDLWDSKYQKWNSVAVGPKKDILTGWKQAAKNNGLPFGVSIHSSHAWRWYETSQMSDSEGKYKGIPYDGTLTKEDGIGQWWEGLDPQNLYAQNHDLSTNSEDLNSIMEQWDWNHGSSIPTKEYCTNFYNRTIDMIDQFQPDLIYFDDTALPLWPFSNVGLDIAAHYYNSNMKQHQGKLEAVLFGKILSDQQKECMVWDVERGAPNDIQDKPWQTCTCIGAWHYDREIYNRNSYKSAKTVTQMLVDIVSKNGNLLLSIPIRGDGSIDEHELKIVEDITKWMDINSECIYDTRPWHIYGEGPKTERSNPLKEQGFNEEQGIPYTDKDVRFTKKGDALFAIIMELPENNTPVKIKSLTTKNPYLQINNRNVQLLGGDLKSFNFSSDGLIIELTENQKLIAPLVFKIQ
- a CDS encoding RICIN domain-containing protein, with amino-acid sequence MLKQITFKKIAFFAVLTLLEISISKIHAQTASSSDNLVAQPAADRSVPFDITDTGISKTVEFGADLAWANEQAFRRNILFMGLDQIDIVRASFQPTFPLVNDTDLTQEQIDDLNYRLYLINTYVGPNTDLALNCDHPSVDPYYVGYPARWEKLIEVSTQRYLDAGHNVITVGAFNEPDYGWGQGSAQDMYDITALLNSNPLFNNVRLSGGNTLNCDEAQGWYDYLIPAGVDEGNTHQLAGSFDGYASFLQSVRSNGHHASLDELHNIVEALVGYEYGMQTGIWWADIDLASGEMVKAFDGQRLGYAEHRANWTAAAVYRSPEGKIQAFGGTSERQAVTTTFNYISKDRAVYYDGYGPQREFVLEMPGGAPGSYGNGQTNAERVINITWGDDIQPVIDGRYVLVNRANEQVMSIEGNAAQDGSNVGLLSYSGATSQQWDVTPVDSRVGGDFSYFKFQPASSSTKYLDLSGFSLDDGGNIHQWSAGQYGNQQWYLDYAEDGWFYIRSRESSKCLDIEGTNVVQWGKDGSYDQQWRFLPVGAPIEFNPPNAPANLVATAQGSSIKLDWTANSESDVAGYTIFRAESANGAYNTIARNVTATSFVDNAALEGVPYFYQIKAIDGSLNRSDYSNQVSATATGANNIVTEISFDGNTLDSSVNLNHGATYGEPSYGAGKEGSGSINLDGAEDFVQLPADIASHQEITVATWIYYNGGGQWQRVFDFGNGTDEYMFLTPDSWTGGIQYGIKYNGAEENLYGPSIATGEWTHVAVTLGADGAALYVNGGLVDSNAGFVLSPNDFKPIQNYIGRSQYPDPALNASVDDFRVYNYPLSATEIADLAGITVGEATTFSVQSVVTGTIGAGKGSKYGSAEVVLVDDLSNPVVGATVTGYFSGTWNESVTGISGSNGVVSFQTSSTAKGGVVVNFCISDATHSSLAYNDSQMTYNCSSSAKSSVNTKTLSLEEDTTALLDLSVFPNPTSGRLTVKFSKEPSGINIMDLNGRLIFVSKTALGANTYELDMSQLNSGIYLLHVTTEESQVTKKIIKK